In Humulus lupulus chromosome 6, drHumLupu1.1, whole genome shotgun sequence, a single genomic region encodes these proteins:
- the LOC133784865 gene encoding probable CoA ligase CCL11, with product MEKLKPNPANSSPPLGYLERAAIVYGDCPSVVYNRTTYTWSETNTRCLRVASSIATWLGVKRGEVVSVISPNVPAMYELHFAVPMAGAVLNTINTRLDARIVSVMLLHSESKLVFVDQHSVDLILDAVSRFPLNTPIPRLVLIRDRYEVPSSSSTSLNLIDSFHCEYEDLVEIGDPEFQWLKPANEWDPMVLNYTSGTTSAPKGVVHCHRAIFMVTHDSLLEWSVPKQPVFLWALPMFHANGWCYTWGTAAVGATNICLRKFDGPIIFDLIRWHGVTHMCGAPVVLNMLSNSPNVETLKNPVQILTAGAPPPAAVVERTEVLGFIVSHAYGLTEVGGVSVFCAWKKKWNQLPATERARLKARQGVAPAMTEIDVIDPNSGVSVKRDGLTMGEVVLRGGCVMLGYLNDAMATAKAVRDDGWFYTGDVGVMHPDGYLEIKDRSKDVIISGGENVSSVEVESILYDHPAVDEAAVVAWPDDFWGETPCAFIALKKETRVRPNKKEIVEYCREKLPHYMVPKVVVFRDELPKILPKP from the coding sequence ATGGAGAAGCTAAAGCCAAACCCGGCAAACTCATCCCCTCCGCTCGGTTACCTCGAAAGAGCAGCTATCGTCTACGGCGACTGCCCTTCTGTAGTATACAACCGCACCACTTATACGTGGTCAGAGACGAACACCCGTTGTCTCCGTGTGGCTTCCTCCATCGCAACATGGCTCGGAGTCAAGCGAGGTGAAGTCGTATCCGTCATATCTCCCAACGTTCCGGCCATGTACGAGCTCCACTTCGCAGTCCCCATGGCCGGCGCCGTTCTCAACACCATCAACACCCGCCTTGACGCTCGCATCGTCTCCGTCATGCTCCTTCATTCCGAATCCAAGCTCGTCTTCGTTGACCAACACTCCGTTGATCTAATCCTCGATGCCGTCTCCAGGTTCCCACTAAACACTCCAATTCCCCGCCTCGTTCTAATCCGTGATCGGTACGAGGTCCCTTCTTCGTCATCTACGTCTTTAAACCTCATCGATAGCTTTCATTGTGAGTATGAGGATTTAGTAGAGATTGGAGATCCTGAATTTCAGTGGTTAAAGCCCGCAAACGAATGGGATCCCATGGTGCTAAACTATACCTCTGGAACGACTTCGGCTCCAAAGGGAGTTGTTCACTGCCACAGAGCTATTTTCATGGTCACACATGACTCACTTCTCGAATGGAGTGTGCCCAAACAGCCGGTCTTCTTGTGGGCACTGCCTATGTTTCACGCTAACGGTTGGTGTTACACGTGGGGGACAGCAGCAGTCGGGGCCACAAACATATGCCTCCGAAAATTCGACGGCCCCATCATCTTTGACCTCATCCGATGGCACGGTGTGACTCACATGTGTGGAGCGCCGGTGGTGCTCAACATGTTATCAAACAGTCCAAACGTTGAAACTCTGAAGAACCCAGTTCAAATCCTAACTGCCGGGGCTCCGCCTCCTGCTGCGGTAGTCGAAAGAACTGAGGTGCTCGGTTTCATAGTCAGTCACGCGTACGGGTTGACTGAAGTTGGTGGAGTCTCCGTGTTTTGCGCTTGGAAAAAGAAGTGGAATCAGCTGCCAGCAACCGAGCGGGCTCGCCTTAAGGCGCGGCAAGGGGTGGCACCGGCGATGACTGAAATTGATGTCATCGATCCAAATTCAGGTGTGAGCGTGAAGAGAGATGGTTTAACAATGGGAGAGGTAGTGCTGAGAGGTGGCTGCGTCATGTTGGGATACCTGAATGACGCAATGGCCACGGCGAAAGCTGTAAGAGACGACGGATGGTTTTACACGGGAGATGTGGGAGTTATGCACCCCGACGGGTATTTGGAGATCAAGGACAGGTCCAAGGACGTGATCATAAGTGGAGGAGAGAACGTGAGCAGCGTGGAGGTAGAGTCGATTCTTTACGACCACCCGGCGGTGGACGAGGCAGCGGTGGTAGCTTGGCCCGATGATTTCTGGGGCGAAACACCGTGTGCTTTTATAGCATTGAAGAAAGAGACGAGGGTGAGACCGAATAAGAAGGAGATAGTGGAGTATTGTAGAGAGAAGCTGCCTCATTATATGGTGCCCAAAGTTGTGGTCTTCAGAGATGAACTTCCCAAGATATTGCCAAAACCATGA